The DNA sequence gaattgaaggcagcacAAATTTACAATCAAGGAGATCAGAAATAGATTTCATTAAGCATCATTGGATGATCAAAGCAAACAGCATATAACATCTAAAATCAAAATCTATTTAGTAAGTGTAGTCAATTATCAAAAGACTAACAAAGAAAATAAATTCCTCTATTGAAGTATCTATCAAGCATCACCCAAGTACCCAGTAGGtatatgttaggacccttttattttttaagcttttgaataatgtttattaagtctgttttgtTCGGTTAGAGTCGGAtagaaatttatttaatatttatttattattaagagtccaagtcctagtggactctaggtggaactctataaatagttatgtaaccGTTTCCTTTTGAcaagcaatgaaatattattcaatcttttgacaaaccctaggaggccgatcccctcaaagtgattatccccttttctcccctttcttcaatgataaaaccctagggtcttatcatttggtatcagagcggcgatccttggcattctcgctgCAGTATTGCCgtagctatcataaaaaaaaaaaaagagtaagggTGAAGCCGGCAGCCACGCATGCCAATCCTTCTCGACCGAGAAGGAACCCCTGCTTCCCAGCCAGCGACCACCACtgccccttctccaccgccgccgccgcttcccGGCCGCTTGACCACCGTCGCCGTTGCGCCACAGCCGCTGTTTCCCAACCAGCAGACCACCCCCTCGTCGCTTCTACCGTCGGGACGCTgcccctagccgcaccaccatcgctgcctccccttaggTCACAGCTTCAGCCAtagccgcagccgctcgacccTCCTCGCGGcatccgaaacagggcaactcaccgattgcccttgttcccaaccgcgccaccaccaATTCTCTTCTCCACCGGTATTCACAACACCACCgcatcccacccgagccaccatcgcttccagccttctcctcaaccgctcgtgatccttcggcatcgccagcggctccttctatggtgcgatagaaacagagcaccctctGCTACCGCaggcgccggttgccaccaccgccaCCCGCTCCCagccgcgaccctcgctgcctccctttgggtcgcaaccgcagccGCTCGACCCTCCCTCCTCGCAGTGATTAAAACTGGGCAACTATGATCGCCGCTGTTTCCTCCCCTCTTCGCCGCCGGCATCAACAGCGACCGTTACAGCCGTCGTTGTTTCCTCAACCACCCGCGATCCCTCTGCGTCGCCAACGCCTCCTTTCGCAGTTCAATAGAGACAAGGCAACGCTGCCTCCCATCCGCGCAACAGCCTTGTCCTCCACCGCCGCAGCCACCGTAATGACTAGCCCTCAacggcgctgcccccaaccgcaccaccatcatTGCCTCCCGGCCCTCCGCAGCAAGCATCGCTATCTCCCACGCAGCGACCATAGCTACATCTCGCAACCTCGCAGCATCCCTTCACTCCCACAGTGCTGCCACCGATTAGCATTATAGCAACAACACCAAATAGgacagtgctgatgcccttgaccagacaTCAAAAACAAGAACAAGGGATTACAGATTTACAATCTTACACAATGGCTACCGTTAACTCAGTAAAAACACAAATGGAAgtattggaaaccagaattgagaattgGCCACAAGAAACCCttcacgatttcaaaaagagcttattgGAGCACTTTAGTAGATTTCAACATGATGGgaactcaagttctatgttgaacAGATTTGGAGATACAAGAAAAGAGCCCCAAGATTGTGATACAAACTACCCACGCATTAAGGTAgaatttccgagatgggaagatggggatctgactagttggatctctagcgCAGAAAATTTTTTACGTTTTCACgggaccccagaagaatccaaggtagaaatagcCTTAATCCAGCTAGACGGAGATGCAatctagtggtatgattggtatgaaacttgccatggagttccttcgtgggagcagttcaaaagaggcttcttgttcgctttggcccatctgaatacgagaatgttgatggacagctcgccaaaattcatcaaacttctatagtgttggaatatcagagcagatttgaaagattgtcaaatcaaactagagattggtctgaacaacaACTTGTGCGTACATTTATCGAAGGACTTAATCTAGGTATTCGGTGTGAAGTCaaagctcgtcaaccccgcactatgatcgcTGCGATATCATTTGCACgtttacatgaggaaaaaatcagcagGGAAAATCGTCGAAACATAAGTGATAACAAACAGATGATCAACAAGCCACCCGCCCCAACTATTCCCAACCGGAACCCTAACACTCAAAGACTAAcagagaagaactcaaggaaagatcagagaagggtttgtgctggcactatgatgaaaagtggagtagggagcaccgatgtaaTGGAAACTtcctatgattgaaccaattgaggAGGAACCGGAAGCTAATAAtgtagactccgatcatgaaggtacggATTCTGATGAcgatgttggacctatcatacatacagtgcatgcattagccggctactcaaactcgcaaactatgaaagttggaggaactttggaacattaacatgttacagttttgattgatactggtagcactaataattttatggacagtaaggTTCCCGATTGATTGacctaccacattgaagactaacaAATTAGAAATAAATGTCGTCGATGGATAGATTTTAACCCATGATAGCAAGTGCTCAAGGATTAAATTGACTTTTCAAGGCCAATAGTTTCTTGTGGACTTCTTTTTGCTACCCTTAGAAGACTtcgaagtggtgctcggaattgaatgactatcaaccttgggtgatgttttgtgaaatttttctaaactaatcgtgaagttttttattaatgaaaagcagaagatcctaaagggaagacgtggaagtaaggtcacaactgccactagccatcggatggagagggTTTTTCAGAAGACTACAATACCAAAAGGCTAACCTATTActtacactatcaagaagtggagaccGTACTTACTCGATCAATGAATTGCGATGCGCCGTAGAtaccctatgactgaagtgctgaaagagaaactccctgagtttgatgctgctcagccttgaggacaaggctgatttgaagagggaggaattattaggacccttttattttctgagcttttgaataatgtttattgagtctgtttagttcagttagagccggatagaagtttatttaatatttatttattattaagagtccaagtcctggtggactttaggtggaactctataaatagtgatgtaaccgttTCTTTTCGAcaagcaatgaaatattatttagtcttttgacaaaccctaggaggtcggtcccctcgaagtgatcatccccttttctcccatttcttcaagATAAAACCCCAGGGTCTTATCAGTATATAAATTAATCAAAACCATTAAAATAATTGGACACTTCAATAAAGTGTCAAGCATATATCAAAAAATATCCAAAAAGTACCAGAAACATTTCAATATCATGCAAGAATACCAAAGTATCCTTGTAACCTTGAAGCACATATTCAAGAGATCAGATGGCTAAAAAGGCAGGTTTTCAACAGGTTGATGATGACCAATAACATATGCCATCAGCAAGACATCAACAGATAAGGCAGTTGATTGGTATGAAATTGTACCAACTGAAAAAGAAGTCATTTTGCTGCAGATATCTTTGAATTCATATGTCAAAGAATTCTCACGGTTTCCCAGCTAGTACAATAGTTGACCAAGAAATGAAAATTGAATAGTGATCCTACTGTAATAGCATAACCACATCTAGCTAGGAGAAATAACCATGTCATGAGATGCAATTTAACAGTAATATAGCATTCTTATTGTAATACCTTATCTAGGTGACTAAAATAACAAAAGAGATTCAGGAAACAGAAAAGGATTAAGTGGAGGGAAAGCAGATACACTAACAATTTCCCACTTTTCAAATTGTAGATCTCAGCTTCTTTAGCTTCTATCTCTGAAAAGACCAATTTAAGTTGCTCATCTTTCTTGGTCTTTTCCTTTTTTAGTTCCGTGCATTCACGTTCCTGTACATATATACCATTTGGGATTAATGATAAAAGGTGAGATCAATATATGTGGATATGAGTTTATAACTCAAAACAAAATAGTTGACTAATATAGCATTAAATATAAGACGTTGTTTAATTAAAGATGTATCATTACATTCCATACATAAAAGACATCAACATAATCTCTCACCAAGCTAAGGAAGTGCCTATACAACCCTCAGCAAGGTGATAGTGTTAATGCaacacaaggcatgaacataccatacCTTTAAAAAAGCAACCCTTGATCGACCATGAAATAATCATGTGCCCATGCATTGCCATGTGATTGGCACAATCACAAACATCACACACTGCAACAGATGACATGATCACCCAATGCCATATAGCATCatccacaacaaaacaaaaccctTAAGTTGACAAGTAATAGACAAGCACAATTTTTTCATGCAAATAGCCCAATTTTCACATACATTTGTTGCTACAAATTCTTGAACACAAAAATGCAAAAGCTATACAGGTAATGGCTCATGAACATGTGattgagaaattaaaaaaaagtaaCACAAAATAAAATAATTCATTGCTTAGGAAAATCAATGCCGTTGTGGACTTGGAGGACGTTGAGGGTGTAGGCATGCCTTACCCAATTAGTCAACCAAATGCATATTATGGGTCACAGTTCTTCCAATATCAATATCGCAATATGCAGGGAATGATTTTGCAGTTGCACTAAGAATGCAGAGGATAACCTCCAATATCATTCCATCAACTGGTCCTGGGGAGTCCAGTATGAGAGCAACAGAAGAGTCTTTAGTAATTCTATcactaaaaaaataaagaaaaataaaataaaatttaaatttgtgAACAATTAGAAGTAACTTGAATGAGGATATAACATGGAGgacacaaataaaatgatttgaaCATGTGTAAAAGAAACCACAAAATGAGCCAACTAACAAAATGAGTCATTTCAGAAGAGGGTGAGCACATAAAGACCTGATAAACTTTATCAAACATAATATAAATGGATTTGCTGACTCCTAGTTTGACTAAAAGTCTAAAACTACTATGTTCAACAAAGCTGAATAGCAATGCTACTATCTAAATAGTATATAATGCATTGAAAAATGTTTAAGGTCCCAAGTGATTGATCACCAATGGTTATTAAACCAATTTTCAGTATGAGGAATACAGAGGTTTAGAAATGTACCAAGTGTTTGAGATGCTAGTTATTTCAGAAGAGGGTGAGCAGATAATGACCTGATAAAACTTTATCAAACACAATACAAATGGATTTGCTGACTCTTAGTTTGACTAAAACTACTATGTACAACAAAGTGGAATAGCAATGCTACCATCTAAATAGTATATAATGCATTAAAAAATGTATAAGGTCCCAAGTGATTTATCACTAATGGTCATGAAACAAATTTCAGTATGAGGAATACAAAGGTTTAGAAATGTACCAAGTGTTTGAGATGCTTGGAGACACGGCCTAACTCCCTCTGAGATGTGCATATAGGATAAGTCAGATCCTCTTCAGAATAACAACAAAATTCAAAAGCATTTACGAAAAAAGGACACCAATTTCTAGCAGCACTTCATTTTTTATAGTGTACAAGAATAAAAATAAGTGAAAAAATAAACACGGCAGATTCCTAAGGATGTATAACTGTGTCAATGAAAAGGCAAGTTCTTCTAGAAAAAAGATTGGTACAATTATGTCAAGCCCGAATAGACAGTTTTGGCCTACATTCCAAAAGAATACTCACTTCAAATCCAAAACAGGAAGAGTATAGACAAACACGCAACTCATCGCTCATTTAAGAAAAAGATAAGTAGATATGAGAAAAAAATACTTTGATACTCGTTCAAGTGTCACGAAAAGAACATACTTGTGAACATGTGGATTCAGTTACCACAGAGTAATTAACTcagaaatatttatttttttggtttcCAGATTCTTAATATGTGAGTCAAATGATGCAGAAAATCATGATACCTCCATTTTGGAGACTCAGCCCTGCGTTCAGGCCTCTGTCTCTTGTCCATTAAATTGTCAATTGCGCATTAGACGACGGAAAAAAAATGGAGACCGGAGTGAGGTTGGTGTGCCAAGGCCAATTCAGGAGGAAAAGCACCGTTTGAATACAAGAAAATGGAGACTGAAGTGAGGGAGAGGAGGGATAAGGTGTTTTAAGGCATATTCGGATGCTATCATTTCATTCCATCAGATCCCAAAGCCCCAAAAAAATTGAACTTTGCCACAAAACTAAGTCGTCGCAGAAAAACACCAACTGTTTCCAATAAACCCTAACATTACGAAGAAAAGTAGCAAGAACCCTTCAATCTTGAGACGTCAACCAAAAATGAAAGCTAACCTTTAATCTCTCTACTTCCCTGTCCCTCTCGGTTATGCCCCCGCCGCTGAACCGTTCACCCCGTGAAATCCAAGGTTCCAAGATCTCGCAATCCATCTCCGAGTTAGGTTTCTCCACATGTCTCTGGGAGAGCTCCCGTGGGGGTGAGAAGCTAAGGCCTCCACCGCGAACGTCGAAAGCCAGACCCCTTGCGCCGAGACCAAAAGAAGGTATGGGAGCAAAGGAGTCCGGCTCCGGCTCCCGCTCCGAATGCAATTGGACGCGACCGTATGGGGGTTCGATCGCATCACGGTGAGGGCGAGAGGATGAATTAAGGTCGGCGTAGGAAGAAGGGCGAAGGATTGTTGGCTCCGGTGGGTCGGAAGGGAGGTTTCTTGACGATAGAGCTTCGAGTTCAATGCGAATCGCTTCGTCGAGGAAGTTCTCATCCCATTCGTCGATTCCCTCGAAGCTCatcactgagagagagagagcgagagagggtAGCGCCGAAAGGGTGGTGAAGGGCGGAGACGGAGCCTGTCCCCGGAAAGAACTAAGGTATCATTATGTGTTGATGTCACGTGATTTGCACGTGATAATGAACCGCCGTGGGAAAGAAAGCCCACGTGGCGTTCTTTCCGAGTTCAAATCCTCCGTCCGTCGAGATCCATTGATCTGCAAAAACACGAATCTTGAAGGTTTGAGAATAGCTTATTAAAAATTACGATGAATATATTTTAGATTTTGTAGGAATGTTTTTAAGGCTTTATATAGAAGGATAAATTAAAAAGCTACCGTTATTAGAATCATTAATGTCATTGCTCGCTTACTAGTCTTAAATGTGAACTATTAttaaatatatctaaaattttaGGTATATTTAAAACTTCTTTAATAGACagatgaagaaagaaaaaaaaatattgagtaTACGCTTTAATTACTTCGAAATTTGATCCAACATTGTGTCGAGATACTGTTTGCGGACATTATTTAAAGTGCTAACTACACGAAAAGTATGCTTTCGGCTTCCTTCTGTGGCCTGCTAACACTGGATTCATCAGTGGAAAGACGATGTAGATTATAATACTTGACGTCGCAAAGTTTGCTTGTGATGTGGTGGCACTTTAGCCCATGGATTCATTTCGGGGCGTTCGATAAAGCGTTACCGGGTGCGGTTTTGGTGGCATCTCGGCATGGCTTCATCTGGGCCGGCGTCGTCCCACGAAGCCCGCTCGAAGAACAGCCGACAAGTCCAGGTGGCTTTGGCGTACACCGACATGGTATCCGCGGCAGCCTGTAGGTTTGGGCAGATGGCGTGCCTCCCATCGATTCAGAGAGCTCGAGCACCGCTTTGATCATCAACGTGGACATGGAGCTTGACGATGTTTTGACTCGCCGCCACTGAATCAACGCTCATGTCCGATACAGTGGGCAGGTCCGATCACTGCTATATAATGATGACAGCCATGAGAGAGAGAGGCACAGCTTGTGTACTATCCCGTTCTCTTCTTCGCAAACATGTCGGTTTGCTCGCTATACCGCGTTACTATGCCGTGCTCTTGCTCGGAGAGCCACCTCGGCTCGTGCCGGAAGCAGCTCATGTTCTGCGTCAGCCGGGGGAAGGCAAGGAGAAGAGCTTGGACCCGGGTGTCGTGCTCGGCTGAGACCAGGACGGTGGTGATCGGGCTGGCGGCAGACTCCGGCTGCGGCAAAAGCACCTTCATGAGGAGGCTGACCAGTGTCCTCGGGGGGGTGGCGGAGCCACCGAGGGGGTGCAACGCCTACTCCAACACACTTGTCGGTGACGCCACCACCGTGATATGCCTCGATGACTACCACGCCTTGGACAGGGAAGGGAGGAAGGAGAAATGTGTCACTGCGCTGGATCCCAAGGCTAACAATTTCGATCTCATGTACGAGCAGGTGAGAGCCCTCAAGAGTGGGGTGGCCGTGGAAAAGCCTGTATACAACCATGTCACTGGCCGCTTGGATCCACCTGAGCTGATACGCCCACCAAACATCCTGTTCATCGAAGGCTTGCATCCACTGTGAGTTACATATCACTTGTTACTCTGATCCCAGTCACGACTATATGTTTGATTTGTCGTGATTTCTTATAGTTTTGGATCATTCACTAATGTCTGATTTGTCATAatttcttctgctgctgctgctacttcttctccttctccttcctcttctcctgctgctgctgctgctacctcCTCCTGCTGCTCCTCATGCATCTCCAATCTCTGATATGACCTGATAGTATTATTAGAGTCTAATGTTCGTGTCATTTGCTACTGTGACTGACAAATGGCTTTCTTATGTTCTGCTCTCAGGTTTGATCCACGCATAAGGAGTCTCCTGGACTTCAGTATCTACTTGGATATAAGCAACGAGGTGAAGTTTGCATGGAAAATTCAGGTCAGTAGAAACAGAACTCGCTTCTGATTTGGGTCAGAAACATCTGTTGTCAATCTCGCAGCTAAGGTTCCACGGCATCATGCACATTGCAGCGAGATATGGCAGAACGAGGGGAGAGTCTCGAGAGCATCAAAGCCAGCATCAAAGCTCGGAAATCCGATTTCGATATGTATATTGGTACATCCTGATTCttaatctagcaacttggatcacAGGACATGGATTTCATGACATTGCTTCTCTGTCAGATCCACAAAAGCAGTTCGCCGATGTCGTAATAGAAGTTCTACCAACCCGGTTGATTCCAGATAAGAGTGCAACAGAGGTACTGAGAGTTCGACTGGTGATGAGGGAAGGGGTGAAGCACTTCACCCCGGTCTACCTTTTCGATGAAGGCTCCACCATTTCATGGACACCTTGTGGTGGAAAGCTAAGTTGCTCATATCCTGGCATCAGATTCTTCTATGGCCCAGACACATACTTCTCTGATGAGGTAACTTCACATTCAAAGTCACATTCTTTTACTTCTCCAAGCTGAATCTCCactgtgtcttcttcttcttcttcttcaggctTCAGTACTGGAGATGGATGGGCAGTTTGACAGACTAGATGAGCTGATATATGTTGAGAGCCATCTGAGCAACCTGTCGACGAAGTACTATGGAGAGGTGACACAGCAGATGCTGAAGCATGCAGATTTTCCTGGCAGCAACGACGGGACTGGCCTTTTCCAAACCATCATTGGTCTCAAGATAAGGCAACTGTATGAGCAGATCATTGCTGGAGACAGCAGCCATGGGTTGAAGAGGGAGCAGTTGCGCAGATGCCTCCGTCTGAGTCCCGTTTGAGTTCATGTTGATTCTTTTACACTTACTGTGCATCACTGGCAATGTAGATACATGCAGGAGTCTATGTCGCTTCTGTTGTCATTCTTATTGTAAATTTGATCTGATTTGATTGGTCAGTTTGTATTAATGTTGGCTGCAAAGGATGTTGAAGGAGTTTGGAGATTCTCTTGGAATTGTGTCTTTGTAGAAGTCAGTCATCATGCAAGTCACTGGTGATAGAATATCATAATatagaatgatttttttttatattttaattctcAATCAATTAagcattaataatatatttataatcatATGATTTTAGCATATGATTAAAAGAAATTTCTCATATAAATATGTATTACCTCAATAATATCATCTCTTTCTTTATAAATTCTTTATGGTATTAGAGCCTTCTTGGTTCAAGCCATGCTCCCTCTTTCTCATCCCACTGGCAACCACTATTTCTCTTCCTTGTGTATCCCATTGCTGCTTTATAATTTTTCTTGCTTTTTCGAATTCTAGCATTACATCGAATATGAAGACCTGCGACTCCTTATCAATCTCCTAGAGTAATATGCTCTATAACATATTTTTGCTTGGTGGGCATTCCCTGGCATTTTGGATCCACATTTGACAACTAGATGATAGTCTATTGTTTATCATCATCCTTTCGACTGTGTATTAACACTTATAATCAAGAAAATGACTCAAGAGAGAATGAAAAATATCATTATCTTTTGATCAGATCCTCCCTTATACACTTCTCAGATATGATTTCCTTCATCAGATCAAATCATGTGCAATTCTCAAATTTGATCTCCTCAAATAGATTAGAGTTCCGCTATTTGTGCATCCGACCATCAGTTCgttcttgatttttcttattGGATTATAACATCTTAAGTAATAATAGCTCATCTCAACCTAgaagacttatatatatatatatatatatatatatatatatatatatatatatatatatatatatatatatatatatatatatatatatatatatatatatatatatatatatatatatatatatatatatatatatatatatcaagataACAACTCTAATCCTTTTTAGCTCTTGAAAGATGGCAATTATGCATCTTATCTTAATAAGTACAATTCATCAATCACTTATTTAGGATCTATTAGGTTACATCATTGGCTATCTCGgttgttcataaaaaaaaaaaaatctaaatatcaAGAGAACTCATCGAAATGATAAAATTGATCGCAAGTTATGA is a window from the Musa acuminata AAA Group cultivar baxijiao chromosome BXJ2-1, Cavendish_Baxijiao_AAA, whole genome shotgun sequence genome containing:
- the LOC103996111 gene encoding phosphoribulokinase, chloroplastic-like, whose translation is MSVCSLYRVTMPCSCSESHLGSCRKQLMFCVSRGKARRRAWTRVSCSAETRTVVIGLAADSGCGKSTFMRRLTSVLGGVAEPPRGCNAYSNTLVGDATTVICLDDYHALDREGRKEKCVTALDPKANNFDLMYEQVRALKSGVAVEKPVYNHVTGRLDPPELIRPPNILFIEGLHPLFDPRIRSLLDFSIYLDISNEVKFAWKIQRDMAERGESLESIKASIKARKSDFDMYIDPQKQFADVVIEVLPTRLIPDKSATEVLRVRLVMREGVKHFTPVYLFDEGSTISWTPCGGKLSCSYPGIRFFYGPDTYFSDEASVLEMDGQFDRLDELIYVESHLSNLSTKYYGEVTQQMLKHADFPGSNDGTGLFQTIIGLKIRQLYEQIIAGDSSHGLKREQLRRCLRLSPV